The following DNA comes from Paenibacillus crassostreae.
GGCTTATATCCAGTTGACTTCGACGGTAACGGGGTATATGAGTTACTGGCATTCCAAGGTGTAAGCGGACGATATCATGCCGACAGCTTTGGTTATATACAGAATGCTCTGAAATGGCAAAAGAACGGCTGGATATTACAAAATCAATGGTTAGCGATCTACGGGGCACCTGAATAGATTCAAGCAAGTAGAAACGGATATAACGTCCTTTTCAAGGACGAAATCCGTATCTGCGGAAATATAAGAAAAAAGAAGAGGAACTTGTTAACCAAGTTCCTCTTCTTTGCTCGTATCAATGTCCACTCGGAACTGATAAGCCTATCTTATCTATGAGAATTCGACTTTCCTCATTCAGTCCCACTATTTTAACGTGTTTACCCATCTGCTCATATTTCGTTATCACTTTTACTATCGCTGTTACCGCGGATTGATCCCATATATGTGAACGACTGAAATTAATAATGATATGATCAGGATCTTCTATATAGTTGAATAGACTAACAAAGTCTGTCATCGTCCCAAAGAACATTTGACCTCTAACCTTATATTCCTTATGTCCATCCTGCCCGATTGATTGTTCCAGCGTAATCCTCCCTATTTTCCAAGCAAAAAATAAAGCACTTAGCAATACACCTGCAAAGACCCCATAAGATAAATTATTCGTCATTACAACGATGACTACTGTAACAATCATAACCAGTGCATCTGTTCGAGGTATGCGATTTAACTCCTTCAGTGAATCCCAATTAAAAGTACCAATACAGACCATGATCATCACCCCAACAAGTGCAGCCATTGGAATCTTGGTAACTACAGGACCTAGTACGATAATGAGGAATAACAGAAATACTCCTGCAACCAAAGTGGATAAGCGCTTACGCCCACCAGACTTCACATTAATAACTGATTGACCAATCATCGCACAGCCCGCCATACCACCGAAGAAGCCTGTAACGACATTGGCTATACCTTGTCCCTTAACTTCTCTGTTCTTATTACTGGATGTATCCGTCAATTCATCTAGAAGCGTCGCAGTTAGGAGTGACTCCAGAATACCCACAATAGCTAAAGAGATTGAATAAGGCAGGATAATAAGTAACGTATCCAGTGAAAAAAGAACCTGTGGGATATGAAGGAGGGGTAATGCGTTCGTAATAGCTCCCATATCTCCAACCGTACTAATATTTAGTCCCAAACTGATCGAAATAATAGAGACCACAATGATTGCAACTAACGCAGAGGGAACTGCTTTGGTGAAGAGAGGAAATATGTAGATAATGGCTAACGTTAAAGCTACCAATCCATACATGACCCAATTTTGTCCTTTAAAATGTGTCAGTTGAGCAATGAAGATCAGAATGGCTAGTGCATTCACGAATCCATTCATAACTGAATGTGGGATGAATTTGACCAAATGACCTATTTTCAATAAGCCTAGGACATATTGGATGATCCCCGTAAGGATTGTTGCTGCGAATAAATACTCAAGCCCGTGATCCTTAACCAAAGTTACCATCAGTAGTGCCATCGCACCGGTAGCTGCTGAGATCATACCTGGTCTTCCGCCTACAAAAGAAATCACAACAGCCATACAGAACGAGGCGTACAGTCCTACCATTGGGCTAACACCTGCAATGATAGAGAATGCGATCGCTTCTGGTATTAGTGCTAATGCAACTGTCATCCCAGATAACACATCTCTTCGTGTATTTCCAAACCAGGTTGAACTATTTAATTGTATTGTTGTCAAAGTCATAACCTCCACACAATGAATTACATTTCTCAAAAAAAAGACAAACAAAAAATCCTTACAATAGCAAGGATTTCTTAAAAGTGGGCCTTGAGGGACTCGAACCCCCGACCAATCGGTTATGAGCCGACCGCTCTAACCAACTGAGCTAAAGGCCCTTAATAATGTATAATCCCGTATGAACAATGGCAATTTATTTAATTGCGGGGGCAGGATTTGAACCTGCGGCCTTCGGGTTATGAGCCCGACGAGCTACCGTGCTGCTCCACCCCGCGTCAGTAAATTATTCAAACAGCGACAAGAATTAATATACAACATTAACACCACATATGTCAAGTTTTTTATTCAAAGAATGAAGCGAACACCAAATCTCCCTTTGCGTGAACGGAATATTTCTACAGAATTTGGTTCTTCATATCCATAAATCCAACCATCTTGTTCTAACCTTTGGGCAAGACAACTCGCTTGAAATTCACTCCGATATAACTTTGCGAAATAGATCCACTTCATTTCTTCTCTCCTCTTTCCCCTAAAGATTGAAAAATGATGTTGGAGATATTGTTACCTAGTTCATTCAGATCAATGCACTTCATCGGAACTTATCATAATAAAAAGGATACCAACCCAATGATTGGGTGATATCCTTTTCTGCAAACCATAATAATTACTATACACCGAAGGACGAGGGATCTTCTCTCCAAGCCTTCAACACCGTAATATCTCCTGCTTCAATCTTTCCTTGTTCAAGAGCAACTTCCATTAATGCTCCGTAGTTAGACAGACTCTGAAGTGGAATGCCAGCTTCTGCAAAAGCATCTACAGCTTGATCCAACTGGTAGCTAAAAATCGCTAGAACAGCCATTGGTTGGCCCCCTGCTTCCTTAACCGCTAATGCAGCTTTCAATGAACTACCTCCAGTGGAGATCAGATCCTCAATAACAACCACCTTCTGGTTAGGCTTGATATGCCCCTCGATCTGATTCTGTTTACCATGCCCTTTAGCCTTATCACGAATATAAGCCATTGGAAGATTTAGCTTCTGAGCTACCCAAGCAGCATGAGGGATACCCGCTGTTGCTGTTCCAGCAATAACTTCTGCTTCCGGATACTGCTCACGAATCACTGTTGCGAATGATTCTGCAATATAGTCACGAATCACTGGATATGACATCGTTAGGCGATTGTCACAATAGATCGGTGATTTGATACCAGAGGTCCATGTGAATGGTTGTTTGGGACTTAAAGCAACTGCTTCAATCTGTAGTAAATAACTTGCAATGGAACCAGGGATTTCCGCTACTTTACTCATGCTTCCATCATCTCCTTAATGATTTGTTCTGCTGCTTCACGGGGATTATTAGCCGCTGTAATAGGTCGTCCAACAACGATATAGTGACTTCCTTGCTGGATTGCTTCACCAGGTGTTAACACTCTTGATTGATCTCCTATTGCACTTCCTGCTGGACGAATGCCAGGGGTCACAGTAATAAATTCTTTACCACATGTTTTACTAATCAATGGTACTTCTTGGGCAGAAGCTACGACTCCATTCAATCCCGCTGAAGCTGTAAGTTTTGCATATTTAACAACAGCATCTTGTATAGTACCTTCTATACCAATCTGTTCATTTAGTACGGTTTGACTTGTGCTAGTCAATTGAGTAACAGCAATAATGATGGGCTTCGATAAAGTATCATCACTTACTAATGCTGCCGTCATTCCCTCATAAGCTGCCTGCAACATTTGTGTTCCACCAGCTGCATGAACATTGAACATATCCACACCAAGCCGGGTGATGCTCTCGGCACCACCCTTAACGGTGTTAGGAATATCATGCATTTTCAAATCCAAGAAAACAGAGTACCCTCTATCCTTTAATTCGCGTACAAAATCCGGGCCTGCAGCATAAAACAGCTGCATCCCGACCTTCATATAACATGGAATTCCTTGAAGTTGCTCTACTAAACCAAGTGCCTGAGTAGCATCTGGATAATCCAGTGCTACGATCAGACGACCAGCCATTTCCTTATATGCTTGATTCATTCGTATTCTCCTTATTGCCCAATAAATGATGGCATAGCTTGGGATGAGAAATTAATGGTATCTAGCATGATTAGTAATGCTCTAACAGTATCTAGAGAAGTCATACACACAATGCCATTCTCTACAGCTTCACGGCGAATTCGGAATCCATCACGTTGTGGTAGTTTACCCTTCGTAAGTGTATTAAAGACAAAGGATGCTTCTCCAGTACGGATTAGATCAAGAATGTTTGGTGTTCCTTCACTCAACTTATGAACGGTAGTTACATCAAGTCCAGCTGCATTTAGAGCGTCTGCTGTTCCACCTGTTGCATATATTTTGTAGCCTAATCTCTTGAACCCAGTCATCAATTCTACTGCTTCATCTTTATCTTTATCAGCTACAGTGACAATGATTGACCCAGTGGATGGTATCTTCATACCAGCTCCAATCAAGCCTTTGTATAATGCCTTCGCATATTGAAGATCACGACCCATAACTTCTCCTGTTGATTTCATCTCAGGCCCAAGCGTGGTATCAACTCTACGTAGTTTGGCGAATGAGAATACCGGTACCTTCACCGACACATATTTACTTTCAGGCCACAGACCTTCTTGATAGCCCAAATCTTTCAGCTTCTTACCAAGAATAGCTTGCATAGCTAGGTTAGCCATCGGAATTGTCGTTACCTTGCTCAAGAATGGAACGGTACGTGATGAACGTGGGTTCACTTCGATCA
Coding sequences within:
- the pyrE gene encoding orotate phosphoribosyltransferase, with the protein product MSKVAEIPGSIASYLLQIEAVALSPKQPFTWTSGIKSPIYCDNRLTMSYPVIRDYIAESFATVIREQYPEAEVIAGTATAGIPHAAWVAQKLNLPMAYIRDKAKGHGKQNQIEGHIKPNQKVVVIEDLISTGGSSLKAALAVKEAGGQPMAVLAIFSYQLDQAVDAFAEAGIPLQSLSNYGALMEVALEQGKIEAGDITVLKAWREDPSSFGV
- the pyrF gene encoding orotidine-5'-phosphate decarboxylase; this translates as MNQAYKEMAGRLIVALDYPDATQALGLVEQLQGIPCYMKVGMQLFYAAGPDFVRELKDRGYSVFLDLKMHDIPNTVKGGAESITRLGVDMFNVHAAGGTQMLQAAYEGMTAALVSDDTLSKPIIIAVTQLTSTSQTVLNEQIGIEGTIQDAVVKYAKLTASAGLNGVVASAQEVPLISKTCGKEFITVTPGIRPAGSAIGDQSRVLTPGEAIQQGSHYIVVGRPITAANNPREAAEQIIKEMMEA
- a CDS encoding SulP family inorganic anion transporter — encoded protein: MTTIQLNSSTWFGNTRRDVLSGMTVALALIPEAIAFSIIAGVSPMVGLYASFCMAVVISFVGGRPGMISAATGAMALLMVTLVKDHGLEYLFAATILTGIIQYVLGLLKIGHLVKFIPHSVMNGFVNALAILIFIAQLTHFKGQNWVMYGLVALTLAIIYIFPLFTKAVPSALVAIIVVSIISISLGLNISTVGDMGAITNALPLLHIPQVLFSLDTLLIILPYSISLAIVGILESLLTATLLDELTDTSSNKNREVKGQGIANVVTGFFGGMAGCAMIGQSVINVKSGGRKRLSTLVAGVFLLFLIIVLGPVVTKIPMAALVGVMIMVCIGTFNWDSLKELNRIPRTDALVMIVTVVIVVMTNNLSYGVFAGVLLSALFFAWKIGRITLEQSIGQDGHKEYKVRGQMFFGTMTDFVSLFNYIEDPDHIIINFSRSHIWDQSAVTAIVKVITKYEQMGKHVKIVGLNEESRILIDKIGLSVPSGH